One genomic window of Camelina sativa cultivar DH55 chromosome 5, Cs, whole genome shotgun sequence includes the following:
- the LOC109124765 gene encoding probable cyclic nucleotide-gated ion channel 3, protein MIEMMNPQRHKFVRFKGDDEYSTNTTTTTRSSVTSVMRTVRRSFEKGSEKIRTFKQPLSFHSRKINNKENKKKILRVMNPNDTYLQNWNKIFLLLSVIALAFDPLFFYIPVVNPDSFCLYLDKKLQTIACVFRTFIDAFYLVHMLFQFHTGFITPASRGFGRGELNENSKDIALRYLRSYFLIDLLSILPIPQVVVLAIVPKVARPSALVAKELLKWVIFCQYVPRIARIYPLFKEVTRTSGLVTETAWAGAALNLFLYMLASHVFGSFWYLISIERKDRCWREACAKIQRCTHAYLYCSTTPGEDNRLFLNGSCPLIDPEEIKDLTVFNFGIFADALQSGVVESKDFPKKIFYCFWWGLRNLSALGQNLKTSAFEGEIIFAIIICISGLVLFALLIGNMQKYLQSTTVRVEEMRVKRRDAEQWMSHRMLPDDLKKRIRKYEQYKWQETKGVEEEALLSSLPKDLRKDIKRHLCFKLLKEVPWFQSMDDRLLDALCARLKTVLYTENSYIVREGEPVEDMLFIMRGILISTTTYGGKTGFFNSVRLVAGDFCGDLLTWALDPLSSHFPISSRTVQAQTEVEGFVLSADDLKFVATQYRRLHSKQIRHMFRQDFQLKKCMLS, encoded by the exons ATGATAGAGATGATGAATCCCCAAAGACACAAATTCGTAAG GTTTAAGGGAGATGATGAGTATTCGACcaacactactactactactagatCATCAGTAACTTCAGTTATGAGAACTGTTAGACGAAGCTTCGAAAAGGGCTCAGAGAAAATCAGAACCTTTAAGCAGCCACTGAGCTTTCATTCAAGGAAgattaataataaagaaaacaagaagaagatactaAGAGTGATGAATCCAAACGACACTTATCTTCAAAACTGGAACAAGATCTTCTTGCTTCTCTCTGTTATTGCTTTAGCCTTTGATCCTCTGTTTTTCTATATCCCAGTCGTAAACCCCGACAGTTTCTGTCTTTACCTAGACAAGAAACTCCAGACAATCGCTTGCGTTTTCCGCACTTTCATCGACGCTTTCTATTTGGTTCACATGCTGTTTCAGTTTCATACCGGTTTCATCACTCCTGCTTCTCGTGGTTTTGGAAGAGGAGAGCTTAATGAGAATTCTAAAGATATCGCCTTAAGATACCTCCGCTCATACTTTTTAATCGATCTTCTTTCGATTCTACCTATTCCGCAG GTAGTTGTTCTAGCTATTGTTCCAAAAGTGGCACGACCATCCGCGCTGGTAGCAAAAGAGCTATTGAAATGGGTAATATTTTGCCAATATGTTCCGAGGATAGCACGGATCTATCCGCTTTTTAAAGAAGTAACAAGAACTTCTGGTTTGGTAACTGAAACTGCTTGGGCTGGAGCTGCATTAAACCTATTCCTCTACATGTTAGCTAGCCAT GTTTTTGGGTCGTTTTGGTACTTGATTTCGATAGAGAGAAAAGATAGATGTTGGCGTGAAGCGTGTGCTAAGATACAGAGATGCACTCATGCATACTTATACTGTTCAACAACACCAGGGGAAGACAATAGGTTGTTTTTAAACGGTTCTTGTCCGTTGATCGATCCAGAAGAGATAAAAGACTTGACGGTTTTCAACTTTGGTATATTCGCTGATGCTTTGCAGTCTGGAGTTGTGGAGTCAAAAGATTTCCCCAAGAagattttctattgtttctggTGGGGTCTCCGCAATCTTAG tgCTTTGGGCCAAAACTTGAAGACGAGTGCGTTTGAAGGTGAGATCATTTTTGCGATTATCATTTGCATCTCTGGACTAGTCTTGTTTGCTCTACTCATTGGAAATATGCAG AAATATTTGCAATCAACTACTGTAAGAGTTGAGGAAATGAGAGTGAAAAGGAGAGATGCAGAGCAATGGATGTCTCATCGGATGTTGCCAGACGATCTGAAAAAACGTATCCGTAAATACGAACAGTATAAATGGCAAGAAACCAAAGGAGTTGAGGAAGAAGCTCTTCTCTCTAGTCTTCCAAAAGATCTCAGAAAAGACATTAAACGCCATCTTTGTTTCAAATTGCTCAAAGAG gtCCCTTGGTTTCAATCTATGGATGATCGATTATTAGACGCTCTATGTGCTCGTCTCAAAACGGTTCTTTACACAGAGAACAGTTACATTGTGCGCGAAGGTGAACCAGTGGAAGATATGTTGTTTATAATGAGAGGAATTCTTATAAGCACAACAACTTATGGTGGCAAAACTGGATTCTTCAATTCGGTTCGCTTGGTTGCTGGTGATTTCTGTGGAGATCTTCTCACTTGGGCATTAGATCCTCTCAGTTCCCACTTCCCTATCTCTAGCAGAACCGTTCAAGCTCAGACAGAAGTCGAAGGCTTTGTTCTCTCGGCTGATGATCTCAAGTTTGTCGCTACTCAGTATCGTCGCCTTCATAGCAAGCAAATCCGACACATGTTCAGGCAAGATTTTCAATTGAAAAAATGCATGCTGAGTTAA